The Setaria viridis chromosome 2, Setaria_viridis_v4.0, whole genome shotgun sequence DNA window TTTGCCTAGTGTTGAAATGTTGACACTCGGAAAAttgcttttgccgagtgtttggatctgacacttggcaaatagctactttgccgagtgtttcgacatgacactcggcaaatagctactttgccgagtgtttcggCAAAGTACATTTATATTTCATGTGTAAAATTTCAATAACGTGTTTTAATAATTTTTTCCTCATCAACTTCAAAATCACTAAACAATGCCTATttcatttttctactaatattattccattactTATGGATTTATtgctcaaattgaatttatatctattaaatttatataattgcagttaataaataaaaattatcaaacgggtTCAAAAATTTCctaaaatttgacatgaaccaatctatgttgtctatggcctacacaaaaaaaatttgaagtcaaacccaaaTTCAAGTGTCAATtggactcaaaatcttaccggatccttccaacttctacgaatcctgtCCAGAGATGCTTCGATTTGTAAACATCATACGTCAaaaattgtgcgaaaccttctcaattttttaccacagcctccacacatGAAATCACggcatcttgacaaatctcgtgattttcagccttcgtttgattttttgagaatttaaaaatcattcgtccacacgttcgtggtcatgttttctgaacaaaatgttcgaaatttctttttatttcccagatgagacctcaatttggactcattaacatgaatatgatttttccactcattttattctattattccaatcacttgcagttcaaatttgacttaaatcaacaaattactctaaatgaaattacttaattaaatatagcaaacataCCAAGAAATAGACCACCTTCTAATATGCAGTGCCAAATATcatacgtggggagtagaaaaagtgtggagggtggaggagggaaaaatagTTTTGGTTTTGCTGAGTGCTGGAGGAAGACACTTGGCAACGAGTGTCGAgcgaagcactcggcaaaataggaactttgccgagtgtttgtgatggacactcggcaaaggactaacGTCCAGCACGCCCCTCTAACGGACATCGCACGTGCCGGTCACGTGGTcatgatttgccgagtgtcatttgtttgccgagtgtcggttgtgactttgccgagtgtttttaatTTGACACTCAGGAAAGAGAATTTATGCTGATTGTAtaatgtttgccgagtattttcaCAGAAACATTCGGCAAACAGCtcctttgctgagtgcccgaaataaagcactcggcaaataaaaacaCTCAGCATTTTTACTGATTCCCGTAGTGATGGACATCGACAAGGGGTTACGGACCAAACGATGCTCCGCACGGTACGCACCTAGTTGTCTGCATGAGATCAACATATTTTCTCCTCCAGAACCGCTTGTTCTTTTAGATGACGGGAGAACAGTCATGTGGGTTGAAAGGAAACAAGTCATGAGAGTGTATGATCCCAGAACAAGAACGTGGGCGGATCTAATAACCAAGTTGGAACATTGTTATTCTGCCAACGTATACACAGGAAATCTGTGCTCAAGCCTGCAGGGTTGAGTCTTGAGCTTCTTCCTCCATCACATGAAACCTTCTTTCAGCATGTACTCCATCGTATTTTAGACGCCAGCTTCAGTAGAGACAAATGTTGTACATTGCCTTGACGTCATGTTCGATTTAGTTTTCTGCTCTGTTTCCTGGCTATAATGAACTCTGCCGCCTCCGCACCGTCTGCCAGGCATGGTGATCGCTCACCTAATTACGACCCGCTCTTCGTCAAGGTCCACCTGTCCCGCCGGGTACGGTTATGCATCACTTATGACGATGGATTCTCCAATTATCACCTGAAGCGCACGATGTTAGCGTTAGATTATGGGCCCACAGCGTATAAATAAGCCGTCATTCATCACGTGTGCACGACAGTTGTTCCCAACCGAAAtccttaataaaaaaataaaattgatgATATCATCCCACGTGCCAAAGAGAGCTTCAAACTGAAAAAGACATAAATTCTAAATCGAGCATCCGAATTAAATTCCATTTGTCGCATTAATTTTCTTACAGTGGgatcttcaaaacaagaccAAACTTGACTATGTTTCAAtactttattttaaaaaaatattttttattcaatTGGAAGATTTTTCTCGAAATTATCTGAATACATGTACCCTTCGAAAGAAAATTATAACCCTTCGAACAAATTATCTAAATATGCAGAACAAACTAATTACTAACATCGGATAAATTATATGAACTTATAGAATGAATATTTATATATCTCAAATAAAATTATACAAACTAATAGAACAAAGGTATGtaccatgaaatatatatatggcACAAAGGAAGTAAGAGAGgaacaaaactaaaaaaattaaaaagaaaagatgggTAAATAATAGATAAAATGAAATATGAAATAAAACAATAAAATTAAAAACCATTAGATAGGGAATAaggaaaaaccaaatgaaaaGAAGTTTAAAAAGGAACAGAAAAGTAAGACCTCACTTTGACTATTTTTGTGACTTTTTATGAATACCTTTCTTATTAGATATGCACGAgtagaacaaattatataaactTAAACAAAAACACAATTGCACACCTTAAatagaacaaattatataaacCCAATATATATAACCATAAAACAATCATATACATCGAACAAGTAACATGAACTCATAGAACAAATATATGTAGACATGGAATAAATTATATAAACTCATGGAATGAATTATAAACATACAACACGATAACTATATGAACAAGATTAAGTTATGTAACTTATGCAATATTTATACACCTAGAAACTATAGAAAAAGATAAATACACCTAGAACAAATACCTTATGGACACAGAACAAATCATAATCCAGGGTAGGACGCTGACGCCGGGGcaagatgccatcgagctcactgGGGAGGATCTTACAATTATCCTACCCGttgtgccaactgtcggatttagtgaccgacagTGCACCAAGGGGGtgcccaggtggtagatttgtaggcagtgGATATtataagaccaagaactcgaatgttAACACAgagacgcaaggtttagacaggttcggaccaccaAGGAGGTGTAACACCTTACGTCATgtattctggtggattgtattgctggtatgataTGTTGGGATGCCTTCCCCTCGAGGGGTGTCTTGGCCATCTTATATAGGCTTACGAcatagggttacaagtcggatatgatctaatcctagtcggttgttacataaAAAGCAATTTGAGTCAGAATACAACATATATCCCGCAATATTCAGACGGAATCTGTTCACCTGATCTTCAAGCTTGTGCTCCGTGCATCTTCATGCCTTGCCCTGCACGCTATGGTCGGGCGGGGGCTCACTTGCCACGCCGActagtatcctggttggtggggatTGTGAGTACCTTATCCTCCTCAGATACAATCATACTCCTCAAGTAGGATTGCATTTCTCATCAAGGCCCTCATCTATCCCTTTGTTCCAATAGCTattttacggtgcacaatactaggttatactagtgttcgaaaaAACTATATAAAAATATCCAATGGTCAAGATTAATGTATACTATTAAAAACTTCACCCTTTGGTATAGGTAGTATACACGAGTAATATAGGTAATATAAGGGTATCATGGGAAAAGAACACAAATAGCAtcactataattttttttacagtaGCATAAAGTCATTCCATTTAGAATCTCACTTTTTATAATATAATAATTAGTAAATTACCCATAATTATAGATGGTTAGACCTTCTCTATACTATATATCACTATATATAAAAAGTTGTATCGTGGACCATAAAAGAGCTCCCCATCCCAAGCATGAAAATTTGAGTACAAACAATTTTTCTTCAATTATTGCTTTGAAGCTCGCATGATCGCCTCATGCTGCCATACTGTCAACAGTCGCACAAAAAGAAATACTCTCAGTAAAGAACCCCAGCGACCTTCTCTACAGCATTTGATGTTCTTCTGCTGTGCTTCTGGCTTTCTGCAGCCATGGATGATTGAGTGTTTTGTGTTGAATGGAGCAAGGCATTATTGTCATTACCATTAAATCCACTTCCGTGTCTTCGCCAATCACTGATCGAATTCGAGTCGGGCTGACCGCCTGCTCGACGAATCCGTCTCGAAGACACGACGACACGACCCAATCACCCGTCTACTTATTAATCGGGCGCGTGCAAGGATGAAGGATATGATACAAGCACTGCGCCACCCCTGCCTGCATCGTGGGCTTCGTAGCTATCAGCGATGGGATCAGCTGTTATCCGACAGAAGAAGCCAGCCCTGGCCCTCGCCGCCGACAGCGGCACGCTGCCCCTGGACGTGCTCTTCGAGGTCCTGCTTCGCTTCCCGGCCAACGTGctctgccgcctccgcctcgtctgCCGGTCGTGGCGGTCGCTCACCTCCGATCCGGTATTTGCCAGGGCCCATGCGtcccgccaccccctcctcgCTAGCATCCATATCGGCCGCCTCAGTCACGAGGTCCGCGTCGTCGACCTGTCCGGCAGCATCGTAAAGCGGGTACCCGTCACGCGACCCAGCTACGCCCTGAACACGCAGCTCGACATGGTCTGCGTCTCAGGGACGTTCTCACGAAGCCAAGGCTACGTGCTGAACCTCGCCACCGGCGAAGTCGTCGCCGCCTACGCCTCGCTCCTCCGCGACGAGCACGGTGGGGAAGCACTCATCTCCCCGTTCTTACTCGGGCACGTCCCCTCCACCGGGGAGGTGAAGGTGTTCTACTCTCACACGCGCGCCGTGCACGGCGAGGAAGGAGACTTCGCCGTGCAGGTATGCAGCATCACCACgctcggcgacgacggcgattGCGGAAGGTGGAGGGTGACGCCGAGTCCTCCGGCGAACGTCGCGTCGAGCACCAGGGACAGGGTGGTCATCGGAGGAGTTGCCTACTTTCTATTGAGCATGCGGTGCACTGCAAACGTCGAGCCAGACGCCATAGCGGTGTTCGACCTGGTGACGGAGGAGTGGAGGCCGGCGACGCTTCGGGGGCCACTGAGCAGCCGTCTCACCAGTGACGATGAGGAGCTCGTGTATCACCGATATAGGTATGGCGTCCAGCTAGCTGCAGTGGACGGTTGCTTGGTGACTGTCCATAACAACGACCACTGCCAAGGTAGCTCAATGGATCTCTGGTTCCTAGTGGAAAGAGGATTATGGACCAAACGATACTCGATTCAATCCGCAAGCTGTTACGATGCATTCACACATTCGTACCCTCTTCTGCTTTTAGACGACGGGAAGATAATCATATGGGATGACGAAACTCAAGTCCTGAGGGCATATGATCCGAGAGCAAACAAGTTGGCTGATCTTGCCACTTTGCGAAATTATTTTTTCATGAACATGTATCAAGGAAACCTTCTGTGCCCGGGCCTTCAGAGGTGAACCTTgagcttcttcctccggcgTACAACCCATTTTCAGTGCCGGCCGGAGGGATGGCTTAACGGAAGGAACGTGAAAGGCATATGAGGAAGAGCAAAATTTATCTAGTGGCACGGAACGGAAGACTATTTCAATGGTATAGAAGAGAAGAGAATAATTTTCAGTGACGTAAAAGAAATCGTCTCTATTTTCCTTTGACCCCTTACGCTAGcgaagaaagagagagatggGGGGCGGTAGGCCAGTAAAGAGGCCTAGTGCTATTATCTCAATTACTTCCTACTATAAATTAAATATATAGTTTTATAGGGAAAAGTTTGGAAGAGAGCAAAAAAGATAGCAACGGGTACCAAAACGAATACAACGTTTTTATGGGGAAAAAGGTTAGCAGCAACAGGGATTCGAAATCTAGAACAGATAGCAAGAAAAACAGTTATATATCCACTTGATCCTGGAGGTCCAGATGCAAATCGTGTACGGAGATCGTTGGTCAATGGTACATTCCAAATTTACATTTCGCTCATCAATTTGGTTTCTTAGTTCGGCATGGCAAATAAAGGGCACGGAGCTCACGAACCCATGCCCGCATTACTCGTGGGCATGCCCCGTCCAAGGCAAGTTCCAGCGTGCATTTTTTAGTGGATGCCAAGGCAATCTCTTAGCATCTTAACTAAGTGTTTGTTCCTAGGAGCTGaactttagcccctatcacattGGATTTTTGAATATTAATTAGGTGTgtttaaatataggctaattacaacactaattgcatagatggaggctaactcacgagacgaatctataaagcctaattaattcatgatttgacaatacggtgctacagtaaccatttgctaatgatggattaattatgcttaatagattcgtctcatgaattagctcAGAACTTCTTcagttaattttataattagcttatgctTAATctttttaattagcatccgaatatttgatgtcaCAACAACTAAACTTTAGATACGGATCCAAACATTAACCTTGGAGCGTACGGGTGGTAGTGTTAAAAGCTTGGCCGATGCGCCTGTTTTGGCATCCGGTTCCAACTTTAAAATATTATTCTTCAATAATGGCTTAACATAGAGCCATATAGGCTCACACGTCGGAGAGATGGAGAGACATTGCTGGGGCTTCGGGTCCCCACAAAATTGTGTAACTGTACGCTCGCTTGCAAGTAGACCCGACCATATCAAAGACTTAGAAAATAGCATGGTTTAAGTAGAGAAAGAATTGTAATATCGCTCAACGAAAGTGCTACTCATATAAATGAACATCTACATACTATTGTTGGCGCCTTTAGTCCAACACACGATTGCGCTAGCTCGTGCGCAGATCGAATGATCACCTCGTCGGAGCTCCTGCCCCTAgccagtcagaccggtcaggCAGGCCGGTCAGGCTGGTCCGGCATAGGGGCGCTGCGATAACCTACGTCCACCACCTCGGGAAGGACCCCGTCGGAGATGGTGAGCCTCGGGCTGCTCTGAGATCGACAGGCCACTCACAACGTCCTCAACCGTCAtcgagacgaaggaggaaagcaGGAGGTTGGAAAagttagggtttggagataaaaaaaaGTAGATAAAAGTGTTTGTCGATTGGGTTGGTTGCCCTCAAATG harbors:
- the LOC140221800 gene encoding uncharacterized protein — encoded protein: MGSAVIRQKKPALALAADSGTLPLDVLFEVLLRFPANVLCRLRLVCRSWRSLTSDPVFARAHASRHPLLASIHIGRLSHEVRVVDLSGSIVKRVPVTRPSYALNTQLDMVCVSGTFSRSQGYVLNLATGEVVAAYASLLRDEHGGEALISPFLLGHVPSTGEVKVFYSHTRAVHGEEGDFAVQVCSITTLGDDGDCGRWRVTPSPPANVASSTRDRVVIGGVAYFLLSMRCTANVEPDAIAVFDLVTEEWRPATLRGPLSSRLTSDDEELVYHRYRYGVQLAAVDGCLVTVHNNDHCQDDGKIIIWDDETQVLRAYDPRANKLADLATLRNYFFMNMYQGNLLCPGLQR